Within the Serratia sp. UGAL515B_01 genome, the region TGCATAGGCATACGTACATAAGTGGGACTCACTGCATAATCTATTTCATAATTCTAAGTGAGAATAGTTTCCATTTCAATTAAAATCAAAAAAGGGCACCGAAGTGCCCTCTTTTAATGCTCGTAAGTTACTTGCTATTAAGCAAGAACTTTAGCAACAACGCCCGCACCTACGGTACGGCCACCTTCACGGATTGCGAAACGCAGACCGTCATCCATCGCGATTGGGTGGATCAGGGTAACAACCATGTTCACGTTATCGCCAGGCATTACCATCTCTACGCCTTCTGGCAGTTCGATGGTACCGGTCACGTCAGTTGTACGGAAGTAAAACTGTGGACGGTAGCCTTTGAAGAATGGAGTATGACGACCACCTTCTTCTTTGCTCAGGATGTACACTTCTGAGTCAAATTTGGTGTGCGGCTTGATAGAACCTGGTTTAGCCAGAACCTGACCACGTTCGATATCTTCACGCTTGATACCACGCAGCAGAACACCCACGTTCTCACCCGCACGGCCTTCGTCCAGCAGTTTGCGGAACATTTCAACGCCAGTACAGGTAGACTTAACAGTGTCTTTGATACCAACGATTTCAACTTCTTCGCCAACCTTGATGATACCGCGCTCAACACGACCAGTAACAACGGTACCACGACCAGAGATGGAGAATACGTCTTCAATTGGCAGCAGGAATGGCTTGTCAATCGCACGCTCTGGCTCTGGGATGTAAGAATCCAGATGACCAGCCAGCTCAATGATCTTCGCTTCCCACTCTGGCACGCCATTCAGCGCTTGCAGAGCCGAACCACGGACAACTGGCAGATCATCACCAGGGAAGTCATAAGCAGACAGAAGTTCACGAACTTCCATTTCCACCAGTTCCAGCAGCTCTTCATCATCAACCATGTCACATTTGTTCATGAATACGATGATGTAAGGAACGCCAACCTGACGACCCAGCAGGATGTGCTCACGAGTCTGAGGCATTGGGCCGTCAGTCGCAGCAACAACCAGGATAGCGCCGTCCATCTGAGCAGCACCGGTGATCATGTTTTTCACGTAGTCGGCGTGCCCTGGGCAGTCAACGTGTGCGTAGTGGCGAGTCGGGGTGTCATACTCAACGTGAGAAGTGTTGATAGTGATACCACGTGCTTTTTCTTCTGGTGCGTTATCGATCTGGTCGAAAGCACGAGCGCTACCACCGTAGGTTTTAGCCAGAACGGTAGTGATTGCAGCAGTCAGGGTAGTTTTACCGTGGTCAACGTGGCCGATAGTACCAACGTTAACGTGCGGTTTGGAACGTTCAAATTTTTCTTTAGACACGGCTATATTCCTTACTCTTATGCTCCCCCTTTTGGTGAGAGCACTGGATCAATGTGTTAAACCCGAAAGCTTATTTACCACGGGCTTCGATAACGGCCAGAGCGACGTTGTTCGGCGCTTCAGCATACTTCAAAAACTCCATGGAGTATGAAGCACGGCCCTGGGTCTGAGAACGCAGGTCAGTAGCATAACCAAACATTTCAGACAGCGGAACCTGAGCGCGAACGGTTTTACCGGTAGCAGTATCATCCATGCCTTCGATCATACCGCGACGACGGTTCAAGTCACCAATTACGTCACCCATATAATCTTCAGGGGTTTCAACTTCAACCTTCATTACAGGCTCAAGCAGAACTGGTTTGGCTTTCTTGAACGCATCTTTAAATGCGATAGAAGCAGCCAATTTAAACGCCAGTTCAGAGGAGTCAACATCGTGGTAAGAACCGAAGTGCAAGCGCACTTTGATGTCAACAACAGGATAACCTGCCAGTGGACCGGCTTTCAGCTGCTCCTGGATACCTTTATCAACGGCTGGGATGAATTCCTTAGGAATCGTACCACCCACGATGTCGTTGACAAATTCGTAACCAACGCCGCCTGGAGGCAGAGGCATCATATCGATCACAACGTGACCGTACTGACCGCGACCACCAGACTGTTTGGCGTGCTTACCTTCAATGTCTTTAACCGTATCGCGGATCGTTTCACGGTAAGCAACCTGCGGCTTACCGACGTTTGCTTCAACGTGAAACTCGCGACGCATACGGTCAACCAAGACATCCAAGTGCAGCTCACCCATACCCGCGATGATAGTCTGACCTGATTCTTCATCAGTCCATACGCGGAATGATGGGTCTTCCTTCGCCAAGCGGCCAAGAGCCATACCCATTTTTTCCTGGTCAGCTTTGGTTTTTGGTTCAACAGCAACCGAGATTACCGGATCTGGGAATTCCATACGCTCAAGAATGATCGGGTTAGCAGGATCACACAACGTATCACCGGTAGTTACATCTTTCAGACCGATTGCCGCAGCGATGTCGCCAGCACGAACTTCTTTGATTTCTTCACGCTTGTTAGCGTGCATCTGAACGATACGGCCCAGACGCTCACGCTGAGCTTTGACTGAGTTCAAAACGGTGTCACCGGAGTTAACAACACCCGAGTAAACACGGAAGAACGTCAGGTTACCCACGAATGGGTCGGTAGCGATTTTAAACGCCAACGCTGAGAAAGGCTCTTTGTCATCAGAGTGACGAACCGCTGGGGTGTCTTTCCCATCGTCCAGCATACCGTTGATAGCTTCAACGTCAGTTGGGGCCGGCAAGTATTCAACAACCGCATCCAGCATTGCCTGTACGCCTTTGTTTTTAAACGCAGAACCACAGGTAACCAGGATAATTTCATTCTTCAGCACGCGCTGACGCAGAGCTTTTTTGATCTCTTCCTCGGTCAGCTCTTCGCCGCCCAGGTATTTATCCATCAGCTCTTCAGAAGCTTCAGCTGCAGATTCAACTAGATTCTGGTGCCACTCTTCAGCCAACTCAACCATGTCTGCAGGGATGTCTTCATATTCAAAGCTCACGCCCTGGTCTGCATCACTCCAGTTAATCGCTTTCATTTTCACCAGGTCAATAACACCGGTGAACTTCTCTTCAGCACCGATCGCCAGTTGCAATGGAACCGGGTTTGCTGCTAGACGAGATTTAAGCTGACCAACCACTTTCAGGAAGTTGGCACCCATACGGTCCATTTTGTTAACGAACGCGATGCGTGGCACTTTATATTTGTTAGCCTGACGCCATACAGTTTCTGACTGTGGCTGCACACCACCAACGGCACAGTAAACCATTACTGCACCATCCAACACACGCATTGAACGTTCTACTTCGATAGTGAAGTCAACGTGACCAGGGGTGTCGATAATGTTAATACGATGCGGCTCAAACTGTTTGGCCATGCCTGACCAGAAGGCGGTCGTCGCAGCAGAAGTGATAGTAATACCACGTTCCTGTTCCTGCTCCATCCAGTCCATGGTCGCGGTGCCTTCGTGCGTTTCACCAATCTTATGGTTTACACCGGTATAGAACAAAATACGTTCGGTAGTGGTGGTTTTACCGGCGTCGATGTGAGCACTGATACCGATATTACGGTAACGCGCAATGGGTGTTGTACGAGCCATTTTATTCCTCTATTGCCTTAGGCGTTCAAGTTCAGTTAAGCCAAGCAGGTTAGCTTCTTGGAGCGCCCGCTTGGTTAGCATAACTACTACGTGGTAATTACCAACGGTAGTGGGCGAACGCCTTGTTGGCTTCTGCCATACGGTGAACATCTTCACGCTTCTTAACAGCAGAACCTTTGTTCTCTGCTGCATCAGACAGTTCATTCGCCAGGCGCAGAGCCATGGATTTATCACCACGTTTACGAGCAGCATCAACGATCCAGCGCATTGCAAGGGCATTACGACGAACCGGACGAACTTCAACTGGAACCTGATAAGTAGAACCACCAACGCGGCGAGACTTAACTTCTACAGTCGGGCGCACGTTGTCCAGAGCGACTTCGAAAGCTTCCAGATGATTTTTACCAGAGCGCTGAGCCAGGGTCTCCAGCGCGGTATAGACGATTGCTTCTGCAGTAGATTTTTTACCGTCTACCATCAGAATATTTACAAATTTGGCCAACAGCTCTGATCCGAACTTAGGATCTGGCAGGATTTTACGTTGGCCGATTACGCGACGACGTGGCATGGAAATACTCCGTTGTTAATTCAGGATTGTCCAAAACTCTATGAGTTTATTTTGACATTAAAGTGAAAATGTTTGGCCTTACTTAACGGAGAACCATTAAGCCTTTGGCTTCTTCACGCCGTACTTGGAACGAGCTTGCTTGCGGTCTTTAACACCGGAACAGTCAAGTGCACCACGAACGGTGTGATAACGAACACCTGGCAGGTCTTTAACACGACCGCCACGGATCAGGATCACGGAGTGCT harbors:
- the rpsG gene encoding 30S ribosomal protein S7 encodes the protein MPRRRVIGQRKILPDPKFGSELLAKFVNILMVDGKKSTAEAIVYTALETLAQRSGKNHLEAFEVALDNVRPTVEVKSRRVGGSTYQVPVEVRPVRRNALAMRWIVDAARKRGDKSMALRLANELSDAAENKGSAVKKREDVHRMAEANKAFAHYRW
- the fusA gene encoding elongation factor G codes for the protein MARTTPIARYRNIGISAHIDAGKTTTTERILFYTGVNHKIGETHEGTATMDWMEQEQERGITITSAATTAFWSGMAKQFEPHRINIIDTPGHVDFTIEVERSMRVLDGAVMVYCAVGGVQPQSETVWRQANKYKVPRIAFVNKMDRMGANFLKVVGQLKSRLAANPVPLQLAIGAEEKFTGVIDLVKMKAINWSDADQGVSFEYEDIPADMVELAEEWHQNLVESAAEASEELMDKYLGGEELTEEEIKKALRQRVLKNEIILVTCGSAFKNKGVQAMLDAVVEYLPAPTDVEAINGMLDDGKDTPAVRHSDDKEPFSALAFKIATDPFVGNLTFFRVYSGVVNSGDTVLNSVKAQRERLGRIVQMHANKREEIKEVRAGDIAAAIGLKDVTTGDTLCDPANPIILERMEFPDPVISVAVEPKTKADQEKMGMALGRLAKEDPSFRVWTDEESGQTIIAGMGELHLDVLVDRMRREFHVEANVGKPQVAYRETIRDTVKDIEGKHAKQSGGRGQYGHVVIDMMPLPPGGVGYEFVNDIVGGTIPKEFIPAVDKGIQEQLKAGPLAGYPVVDIKVRLHFGSYHDVDSSELAFKLAASIAFKDAFKKAKPVLLEPVMKVEVETPEDYMGDVIGDLNRRRGMIEGMDDTATGKTVRAQVPLSEMFGYATDLRSQTQGRASYSMEFLKYAEAPNNVALAVIEARGK
- the tuf gene encoding elongation factor Tu, with translation MSKEKFERSKPHVNVGTIGHVDHGKTTLTAAITTVLAKTYGGSARAFDQIDNAPEEKARGITINTSHVEYDTPTRHYAHVDCPGHADYVKNMITGAAQMDGAILVVAATDGPMPQTREHILLGRQVGVPYIIVFMNKCDMVDDEELLELVEMEVRELLSAYDFPGDDLPVVRGSALQALNGVPEWEAKIIELAGHLDSYIPEPERAIDKPFLLPIEDVFSISGRGTVVTGRVERGIIKVGEEVEIVGIKDTVKSTCTGVEMFRKLLDEGRAGENVGVLLRGIKREDIERGQVLAKPGSIKPHTKFDSEVYILSKEEGGRHTPFFKGYRPQFYFRTTDVTGTIELPEGVEMVMPGDNVNMVVTLIHPIAMDDGLRFAIREGGRTVGAGVVAKVLA